Genomic window (Candidatus Eisenbacteria bacterium):
GCGACCCGATGCCGCCCAACATCTCGGACATGTTCGTGATCCTCAAGGATCGGCGCGACTGGCCCGACCCGCGCAAGCCGCGCGCGAAACTGGTCGAACAGATGGAGTCCGCGCTCGCCGAACACCCGGGACAGGCGTACGAGTTCACGCAACCGATCGAGATGCGTTTCAACGAGCTCGTCGCCGGCGTGCGCGGGGACGTCGCGATCAAGGTGTTCGGCGACGACCTCGACGGCATGCGCGAGAGCGCCGAGAGGATCGCCGCCGTGCTGCGCTCGATCCGCGGCGCCGCCGACGTGCGCGTCGAGCAGGTGAGCGGGCTGCCGACCCTCGACGTGGACATCGATCGCGCGACCGCCGCGCGCTACGGGCTCAACGTCGCCGACATCCAGGGGGTCGTGCGCACGGCGCTGGCGGGGACCGAGGCGGGCGAGGTGCTCGTGGGCGACCGGCGCTTCCCGATCGTCGTGCGCCTGCCCGAGCACGTCCGCCAGGATCCCCGGGCGCTCGCCGACCTCCCGGTGCCGGTCGAAGCGCGCCCGCGCCGGCTGCTGCCCACCGCGCTGCCCGCGGCGCACGAGGACGCCCGCACCGAGTTCGTGCCGCTCGGCGCGGTCGCGGCCGTGCGGCTCACGGAGGGCCCCAATCAGGTGAGCCGGGAGGACGGCAAGCGCCGCGTCGTCGTGCAGTGCAACGTGCGCGGGCGCGACCTCGGGAGCTTCGTGGCCGAGGCTCAGGAGCGGGTGGCGCGCGAGGTGCGCCTCGCGCCCGGCGACTGGCTCGGCTGGGGTGGGGAGTTCGAAAACATCCTCTCGGCGCGTGCACGGCTCGCCGTGGCGGTGCCGCTGTCGCTGCTGCTCATCTTCCTGCTGCTGTTCGCCGCGCTGGGCTCGCCGAAGGACGCGCTGCTGGTGTTCTCGGGCGTGCCGCTCGCGGTCTCCGGCGGCGTGCTCGCGCTGGCCGCGCGTGGACTGCCGTTCTCGATCACCGCCAGCGTGGGGTTCATCGCGCTCTCGGGCGTGGCCGTGCTCAACGGTCTCGTCATGCTGTCGTTCGTGCGCAAGCTGCGCGAGCAGGGCCTGACGGTGGGGGAGGCGCTCCGCGGCGGCTGCACCGCGCGCCTGCGGCCCGTGCTCATGACCGCGCTCGTCGCCTCGCTCGGATTCGTGCCCATGGCGCTCGCGACCGGCACGGGCGCCGAAGTCCAGCGCCCGCTCGCCACCGTCGTGATCGGCGGCATTCTGTCGTCCACGCTGCTCACCCTGCTCGTGCTGCCGGTGCTCTACCGGCTCGTCCACCGCGACGTCGAACCGCCGGCGGAACCGTAGCGAACGCCGCGGCGCCGCGGCGCGCGCGGGCCGCGGCCCCGATCCGCGCGAGGCCCGGCATCCGGGACGCTGGAAGGTCCGGGCTGCGCACCCAACCTTTCGAGTCCTTCGGCCCTTCGGGAAGCCGTTGTGAGCCATAGTTGTAACGTGTTCCATCGTCTAGACTGCGATCGGCCGCCGTACAACCCCCCGAGTTGATACTGACCCAACGCAAGGAGCGCGACCGGCGCCCCCGCGCCGCCGTGACCAGCCAGCGCTTGACCCCAGCGACCCTGGACCGTCCGGCCATCGTCGGAACCGCCGGGCACATTGACCACGGCAAGACTTCGCTCGTCCGCCGCCTGACCGGCGTGGACACGGACCGCCTGCCCGAGGAAAAGCAACGCGGCATCAGCATTGACCTGGGGTTCGCGCCGTTCGTGACGCCCGCCGGGGTGCACGTCGGCCTCGTGGATGTGCCCGGGCACGAGCGGTTCGTGAAGAACATGCTCGCCGGCGCCGGCGGCATGGACCTCGTGCTGCTCGTGGTCGCGGCCGACGAGGGCGTCATGCCGCAGACCCGCGAGCACCTCGCGATCGTCCGCCTGCTCGGCGTCCAACGCGGGATCGTCGTGCTCACCAAGCGCGACCTCGTGGACGCCGACTGGACCTCGCTCGTCACGCGCGACGTGCGCGCGCTGCTCGCGGGCAGCGCGCTCGCCGACGCGCCCGTCGTCGAGTTCAGCGCCACGACCGGCGCCGGAGAACACGAGCTGCTCGCCGCGCTCGACGCCCAACTCGCCGGCATCGCCGCGCGCTCGGCGGGCGAGCCGGCGCGACTGCCCGTGGATCGTGTCTTCACCATGGAAGGATTCGGCACCGTCGTGACCGGAACGCTGTGGCGCGGTGCGATCGCCACCGGCGACGCGCTCGACCTGCTGCCCGAGGGCCACAACGTGCGCGCTCGCCGCGTGCAGGTGCACGGCCACACGGTCGAGCGGGCCGTGGCCGGCCAACGCACCGCGGTGGCGCTGCACGGCGTGAGCCGCGACCAGGTCGCGCGTGGCGACTGGCTCGTGACGCCCGACTCGATGCGCGAGTCGCGCGTGCTGGACGTGCGCTTCGAGCTTCTCCCCGAAGCTCCGCGCGACCTCAAAGCCGACACCCGCGTTCGGTTTCACCTCGGGGCGAGCGAGATCATCGGACGGCTCGTGCTGCTCGAGGGCAACAGCCTCGCCCCCGGCGGCAGCGCCATCGCCCAACTGCGCCTCGAGCGCAGCGCCGTGGCCGCACGCGGCGACCGATTCGTGATCCGCAGCTACTCGCCGCCGCGAACCATCGGTGGCGGCGCCGTGATCGAACCCGTCGCGCAGAAGCGCCGCCGCGCCGCCGCCGGCCTCGAGCAGATCGAAGTGCACGAGCGCGGCAGCGTGGAAGCGCGAGTGCTCGCCAAGCTCGGCGCGCATGCGCATCCCGCCAGCGTGGACGCGCTCGCGCAGGAGGTGGGCGAGCCCGTGACCGTCGTGCACGAGGCGCTCGCCCGGCTGGCCTTGCGCGGCGAGGCGGTCGCGTCCGGGCTGCGCTGGGTGGGAGGCGAGCGCTGGGGCGCCGCCCGGGCCGCGATCCTCGAAGCCGTGCGCCTGTTCGTCGAGAAGCATCCCGCTCGCTACGGGATCATGAAGGGCGAGCTGAAGAGCGGGCTGAGGGCCGCGACGGACAGCGCGCTCTTCGACGCGGCGTTCGAAGCGCTGGTCGCCGCCGGCGAGCTGGAGCAGCGCGGCGAGCGCGTGCGCACCGGCGGCCTGCCGTGGGAGCCGCCCGCCGCGACGCTCGCGTTGCTGGAGCGCGTCGAGTCGGAGCTGGAAGCGACCGGCTACCTCGTGCCGGAGGCCGCCGCATGGCAGGCGAAGCTGGGTGCGGCGGGGTCCGAAGTCGTCGCGCTCGGGTTCTTCCTCGGCCGCCTCGTGCGCGTCTCGCAGGAGCTGACCTACACCGCCGCCCAGCTGGAGCGCCTGCGGACCACGCTGTCCGCGTGGTTCCAGACGCACCCGACGCTGACCGTGGCCTCGTTCCGCGACCTGACCGGGGCCTCGCGTAAATACGCCGTGCCGCTGCTGGAGCACACGGACCGCCTCGGCTGGACGGTGCGCGTGGGGGATGAGCGGAAGCGGGGTGGGTAGGGGCGGGATGGCTGAAGCGGGCCCTACCCGGACGCGCGGAATTCCTCGTAACGGATGTCGAGAAACTCCCGCTTGGGTTGCATGGCGCGGGCGCGCGGCACGTTCATGAGCGTCCGACCGTCCAGTTCCTGAAGCCCATGCGTCAGCATCGGTCCGTCGTGCTCGAGAAGGATGTCGGCCCGAATCGCGACCTTGTAATCCCGGCTGATGCCCAGGATGTTCTGGTCGTAGGCGGCATGATGAATCTTGCAGAGCGCGAGCCCGTTGTGCACCCACGGCTCGCCGAGCGGATGCTTGTCAGGGAGGATGTGCGCGGCATCCAGGAGTCGTTCGTGTTTCAAACGACAGACCGCGCAGCAAGACTCATATGCCCGGAGCACTCTCTCCCGAAAACCATCCTGATGCATTCTCTGCTGCGTCGTGCGGGTGATGTACTGCCGCCTCGCGGTCAGGGCATCCTCCCGCACCGTCCCTGACTCCTCGGCGGGAAGCAGCGCGTAATCGTCCACGGCGACCGTGAAGCTCCGGAGAACAGGATCGTCTCCGATGATGAAGACGGGATAATCAGCCGTGTACCACCCGGGCACCAGGCCGAAGAAGTAGATGAGCATTGTCTTGTTCGCCATCGCAAGCCGCAGGCCGAGATTGTCGGGGTGGACCTCGTGGCTCCTGCCAGGGTTGCGATAGCGATACCCAATGAACCCGTCCTCGCGCAGTTCGTCGTCATAGGGTCGGTCCCTGCCCTCCTTGATCGGCGTGGTGGTGATGCTGATCGGGATGCGATCGAGGACCGCCGGCTTGAAGATCCCCTGCGGGCCAAGAAGTGGCACCCGAACTCCATCGAGCGAGAAGCCTTCCGCGAGCCGCTCCCGGGGCAGACTGCGACCGTGCTCACGCTTGAGCTCATCGAGGAATCGAAACGCCCGACGCCGGACCTCGGCGTCATCGAAGCGTGACCCGCGCATGGAGATGTCCTTCGGCTCGTATCGGGCAGCCCTGGAGTCCGTGGCCGCGCCGAGTGGAACAGGTGGACTCGAATCAGTTCAACCAGCAACGGCCGCGCCTCAGAATCGGGGCGACCGCGGGGAGGAACAGGACGGGGCGGACTCTACCGGCTGCCCGCCTTCACCGCTTTCACCGGCACCATCCACCCCGCACCCTTGCCGGTCCATGTCTGTTTGTCCACCGGGATGTGGCCCGTGTCGCTGTAGGTGGCCAGCCGGATCATGCCGTCCGGCGACACGGCGAACGCTGTGATCGAGCAGTTTCCGATCGTGAAGCGACGCCACAGGAGCGGATCCAGGCCCAGCGACTTGCAGAGAAGCCAGCGGATCACGTTGCCATGGGCGACGAGCACGTCGTACGTGTCGGTTTCGGGCGTCGGGACGAAGTATTTCGTGAAGGCGGCCTCGAGGTTCGCCTCGCACGCGAGCATCTCGGCGTCGCTCGCGATGCGACTGTAGTTGGGGCGCGACTCGAACCGCGGCGTGCACTCGTGGAGCAGCGTGTCCACGACAGGCATCCTCTTCATCTCGCGGCCCATGTCCTGCGCGGTCTCGAGCGCGCGCAGGTAGGGGCTGGCCACGAACGACCGCACTTTCACGGGCAGTTCGGCGATGCGCCTGCCGACGAGCGCCGCCTGCTCGTGGCCGAGGGCGTTCAGGCGATTTCCCTTCGCGTCGTCGGTCACGGTGCTGTCGTTGTCGTACATGCCGTGGCGGATCAGATACAGGTAGTGGACGCCGGTCGGCCGTTTGGCTGCTGGCGCGACGCTCACCGCCGGCGCCTGAGCGCCAGCCGGCGCGAATCCCGAGGCGACCATGATGCCGGCCGCCGCGACACGCACGAGCCCCCGCACAAACGTTCTCACGATTATTCTCCCGGCCGCGCGTCCTCGACGGGGGCGTCGGCCATCCGCTCCCTGGGAGGCTCCACGGGCCGCACCATGAGCGCCTTCTCGCGCTCGATGTAAACGAGCCCCGCCTTGGCGCCACGGGGCTTGCGAACGTACTTCTTCAGCGTCCAGTGCACGCTCACCTTGCCGGCGGTGCGTGCCTTGGAATGAAACGCCGCCCAGCTCGCGACCTCCTCGAGCGTGGCCTTGCTGGGCTCGTTCGGTCCCTTTCCGCGCCGCAACACGACATGCGATCCGGGGCAGCCGTGCGCGTGAAACCAGTAGTCCTCGGGTCGCGCCATGTGAACGGTCAGGTGGTCGTTGCCCTCGCTGCTGCGGCCGATGAGCACGTCCCAGCCCTCCCTGGTGCGGAAGCGCCACGGCACGAGCTTGCCGCCGGGTTGCTCGGGCGTGCCGCGTCGTACGGCGGGCGTTGTCGGCGACTTGGCGGCGGGCCGCGGCGTGTCGGCCGCCAGCCCGAGCGCCCGGCGCGGCAGCGGCTGCGGCGCCTTGATCTGCTCGCGCACGGTGGTGCCGAGCCGGAACAGCGTGCGCTCGAGCTCGAGCATCGCGGCGTCGCGCGTGTCGCCCTCGGGCGCCTCGGCGTGCGCCGCCAGCAGCGCGCGCAGCTCGCCGGCCTCGCGCGTCACGGCTTCGATGCGCGGCGGCACCTCGCGCTGCCCGCGCTCGGCCTTGGCGGCGCGCTTGAAGTAGCGCGCGGCGTTGGCGGGCGCGCCGACGTTCGGGTCGAGCGGAATCTCGAGCGTACGCGAGGCGTCGGCGACGTCGGCGAGCGTCACGTTCCTTGCGCGCGCGGGCACCTGGCGTGCGTACGCCAGCAGGGTTTCGCCGAAGCGTCGATACTCGCCGGCCCGGTCGGCTTCGGCCAGATCCACGCGCAGGCCCTCGAGCTTGCGCTCGAGTCTGCCTGCGTAGCGCTTGAGCGCCCGGCACACGGCATCCGTGCGATCGCCGGCGTCCTCGCCCGCCTCACCTGAGTGCCGTGTTTCATGCTCGGGAGCCATGACGCCGCAGGTTAGGCGGCGCCGGAGCGAAGGCGCAAACGAAGGGAGGCCGACCGACGTTCCGGACTGGTACTCGCGCACGGCTGGACTATGCTCTCGGGCCGGAACTTCCCGGCGACTGGACGGACCCCGGGTCCAACGCCGCCGGCCAGGGCGCTTCCTCGATCGGAGGTCGCACAATGCGCCAGCTCATCCTGCACCTGTCGAAGCTGCTTGCTGGCCTGAGCAGCCTGATGCTGCTCGCCGGTACGGCGGCGCAGGCGCAGATCGCCGCGCCGGGCGACATCTGCTATTCCGTCCACTGCGTGCAGAAGTTTCAGTACTACGCGTTCTCGACCGACATCGTGCCGTGGGAGGACTTCACCGACGACGGCACGTCGCTCTCGGGCGCGGCGGCGCACGACACGTCGGAAGCGGGGGGTACGCTCGGGATCTCGTGCTCGTACGCGGGAACGGACGGACTCTTCACCGCTGACTTCGATTCGCACATGTACATGCAGGCGCGCACGGGCCTCTACCACGTGCTCACGAACCAGCTGACGGTGGAGATTTACGTTCGCGGGCTGACCGGCACGCCGTTCTGGATCCGGCGCACGGACAATGGACAAGCGAAGGCGTGGCGGCTGGGGGGACTGCCGGGCTCGATTCAGCCTGTCAACGGCACCTCGACGGCCACGTTCTGCGACACGATCGCGACGACTTCGACGGGCGGAACGGTCGAGAAGTCCGACACGCTCGACACGCTCACGTCGGGTTTCACGGGCGGTCAGATCACGGTGAACGGGGAGACGTATTCGCTTGCGTCCTCGTATGTGCTCAAGGCGCCGGTCGCGATGTCCCAGGCGGTCTGCATCATCGGCTGCATGACCGAGGCCGCGGACTTCGGAACCGAGTCGAACGGCAACATCAGACTGGAAACGTTCCCGTACCTGAGCCCGGTCGGCGTGCCGGCGGTCGCGCCGACGGCCTCACTCGCCGTCAGCGCTGCGCCCAACCCGCTGCGGACAAGCAGCACGATCTCGTTCCGTGCCCCAGCAGGCGTACGCGCCGGGCTGCGCGTCTTCGATCTGAGCGGCCGTCTCGTGGCGCTGCTGTTCGACGGCGCGGCGAGCGGCGAAGCGCAGTCCGTGGCGTGGCGGCCACCGACGCCGGGCGCGACGCTCTACTTCGTGCAGATCCGATCGGGCGGCCGGGTCGCGACGACCAAACTCGCACGGACGGACTAGACATCGCTGAACCACGGGGCGAAGCGGGCGTGAAGTTGCTGCCTTTCGCACCGCGAAGGGTCTCGTGATCACCCAGCGCGGTCGCCCATCTCCTCCGGCAGAGGACCGGGGTGACGAACGCCATGCTCTCGAATCCGGAGGATCCATGTCGCGGCTCGTCTGCCAGACCTGCGGCGCGCCCGTGCCGTTTGATGAGCCGGTCCCACGCGACAGTGAGTGCGTGAAATGCGGGACCGACCTGCGATGCTGCCGCAACTGCCGCCACTGGGATGTGCGCCACGGCAATCAGTGCACCGAGCCGGACGCCGATCCCGTCCGGGACAAGACGCGGCGGAACTTCTGCGAGTTCTTCTACTTTTCGCGGGCCGCGTTCGTCGACGGGGATGGCCCGAGTGGCGCCGGGGCGAGCCGAGACCGGGCCGCTGAGGCCCGGGCGAGGCTGAATGAGCTTTTCAAGAAGAAGGGGGGAGAGGGTGAGGGGGTGCGCTGACCCGAACCCGTTCAAACGTTGCCGCTGGGAGGCCGAAAGCCCTTTACGGGCAACGGGGTGGCGGGGCACCCGGCTGCGCCGAAGGCGGCTCCTGGCTATGACCCCTAGTGGTTACTCCTTCCAGGACCCCGCCTGGCTGCAGGCAGGTTGGGAAGAAGTTTGATATCCGACTTGGAATTTCGTTGACGCACGTTCGGCATGCCTTCTAACTTTCCCGTGTCCCGCAGTTCGACCGATTCGGTCAGGAAACAACATGCCCCGACTCCCCCAGCATCCGAGCCGAACAGGCGAAGTCGGACCTGCCGCCCGCGGCCAACGTAGTCGTCGGGCGTTTTTTCCTGCTCACCGGCCAGCATCCCTGAACGGGACAGGGTGCCCCCGAATGCGCCGGCGAGCCGAGGGGGGAACGAAGTGATGAGCAAGACGCGAAGCTGGCTGGCGCTCGTGCTGATGGCGACGCTCGCGATCGGAGTCCTGGCACCGAGCGCCGCACACGCCCGCCGCAGCGACCGCCCAACCGACACACCCGACGGCCCACCGCTGCAGTACGGGGATCCGGAGCCGGGTGGTGGTGGGAGCCCGATGATTTGGGAGTACTTGGCCTACTGGAGGCAGATCCTCGTCGCGTCCATGCGAATCCAGCACGCGATGCCGATAGAACCAGCGCGAGTCAGCAAGCCCTACGCGGGCGCGCCAGCTGCTCAAGCAGACCGAGGTCGGAATCCGTGAAGCATTTGCTCACACAGGCCGCTGCACTGAGCGAACTGCTCAAGGACGGTGCGTTCGAGGCTCCGCCTTCGGAGGTTGCGGCTTGCGAATGCGCGCAAACACTGCTCGAGAACGGTCGTCGTCGGGCGTTTTTTCCTGGTCACCGGCCAGCATCCCTGAACGGGACAGGGTGCCCCCGAATGCGCCGGCGAGCCGAGGGGGGAGCGAAGTGATGAGCAAGACGCGAAGCTGGCTGGCGCTCGTGCTGATGGCGACGCTCGTGATCGGAGTCCTGGCACCGAGCGCCGCACACGCCCGCCGCAGCGACCGCCCAACCGATACACCCGACGGCCCACCGCTGCAGTACGGGGATCCGGATCCGGGCGTCGGCGGGAGCTCGATTCTTTGGGAGTACTTGGCCTACTGGAGGCAGATCCTCGTCGCGTCCATGCGAATCCAGCACGCGATGCCGATAGAGCCAGCGCGAATCAGCAAGCCCTTCGCGGGCGCGCCAGCTGCTCAAGCAGACCGAGGTCGGAATCCGTGAAGCATTTGCTTGCACAGGCCGCAGCGCTGAGCGAACTGCTCAAGGACGGTGCGTTCGAGGCTCCGTCCTTGGAGGTTGCGGCCGCGGCTTACGAATGCGCGCAAACACTGCTCGAGAACGGTCGCGGGGCAGAGGCGCTCGAGGTCGCGAATCGCCTGAGCAATCTCGAGCACAAGCTTGAAGGCGATTGGGGTCCGAGAATAGCGGCGCTCAAGGCACGGGCGCTGTTCACGACCGACAACATTGTCGAGTGCCGCGTTTTCGCCGATGAGGCATTGGAACAGTTTTCGAACCTGCCAGTTTCGGAGCGGGCGTTGCTTCGAATCTATGGGCTTGCCGCCGTCTGGCGCTCTGGCCGAGCGCGAGAGGCTGCAGAGGCCCTTAGGGAGTTGCGACTTGAGCTGCTGCAACGTCCGGATAGCGAGGCTCATGCAGCCTGTGTCTTTCACCTTAGCGGGGTCCTTAGTTCGCTCGGCCGGCGGCAGGAAGCACGAGACATGGCCCTTGAGGCATGGGTTTCAGGGAGGCGATGCAATAGCGCCTTCTGGGAATCTATGGCCAGTCAAACCATCGCGAGTATCGAGCGGCAAGCCTGCCGGTGGGCGCCAGCGGAGGACAGCGCACTAAGCGCGCTCGACGGCTTCAGGTCTCTCGGCAACCTCTACCAGTCGAGCTATACCCGCCGCTCGCTCGCGATCACGCAATGGAAGCGCGGCAAGCTCGCCGAAGCGCTTGCGACGCTGCAGGCGAGCGTTGCCGAGGCGGAAGAAGTCGGCACCTGGCTTCAGAAGAAGTACGGCGCGATGCTCGAAGCCCTGATCCGCATCCATCTCGGTGAGCACGACAAGGCCCGGGCCATCCTGAGCGAGGTCCGCGCCTCGCTTCGCCCGGCCGACGATGCCCGCTCGAAGATGCTCGTGCTCGAGTACCTCGGCGACGTGGACCTCGAGCAGGGCAAGGCCGAGCCGGCGCTGGCGCTCTACCGCGAGGCGCTGGCGCAGGCGCTGGCGCTGGTGCCGCGCGGCGACGTGGTTGCGGAGCTTCGCCGCCGCATCGCCGAGTGTCACCTGCTGATGGGCAGGCCCGCCGAGGCGAAGTCCGAGGCGGCCGCCGCGCTCGAGCTGTGCCGGGAGATCCAGGAGCGCTACGACGAAGCGGCCACCTACCGCGTGCTCGCGCTGGCGTGCGCG
Coding sequences:
- the selB gene encoding selenocysteine-specific translation elongation factor, with translation MTPATLDRPAIVGTAGHIDHGKTSLVRRLTGVDTDRLPEEKQRGISIDLGFAPFVTPAGVHVGLVDVPGHERFVKNMLAGAGGMDLVLLVVAADEGVMPQTREHLAIVRLLGVQRGIVVLTKRDLVDADWTSLVTRDVRALLAGSALADAPVVEFSATTGAGEHELLAALDAQLAGIAARSAGEPARLPVDRVFTMEGFGTVVTGTLWRGAIATGDALDLLPEGHNVRARRVQVHGHTVERAVAGQRTAVALHGVSRDQVARGDWLVTPDSMRESRVLDVRFELLPEAPRDLKADTRVRFHLGASEIIGRLVLLEGNSLAPGGSAIAQLRLERSAVAARGDRFVIRSYSPPRTIGGGAVIEPVAQKRRRAAAGLEQIEVHERGSVEARVLAKLGAHAHPASVDALAQEVGEPVTVVHEALARLALRGEAVASGLRWVGGERWGAARAAILEAVRLFVEKHPARYGIMKGELKSGLRAATDSALFDAAFEALVAAGELEQRGERVRTGGLPWEPPAATLALLERVESELEATGYLVPEAAAWQAKLGAAGSEVVALGFFLGRLVRVSQELTYTAAQLERLRTTLSAWFQTHPTLTVASFRDLTGASRKYAVPLLEHTDRLGWTVRVGDERKRGG
- a CDS encoding HNH endonuclease, producing MRGSRFDDAEVRRRAFRFLDELKREHGRSLPRERLAEGFSLDGVRVPLLGPQGIFKPAVLDRIPISITTTPIKEGRDRPYDDELREDGFIGYRYRNPGRSHEVHPDNLGLRLAMANKTMLIYFFGLVPGWYTADYPVFIIGDDPVLRSFTVAVDDYALLPAEESGTVREDALTARRQYITRTTQQRMHQDGFRERVLRAYESCCAVCRLKHERLLDAAHILPDKHPLGEPWVHNGLALCKIHHAAYDQNILGISRDYKVAIRADILLEHDGPMLTHGLQELDGRTLMNVPRARAMQPKREFLDIRYEEFRASG
- a CDS encoding histidine phosphatase family protein; amino-acid sequence: MRTFVRGLVRVAAAGIMVASGFAPAGAQAPAVSVAPAAKRPTGVHYLYLIRHGMYDNDSTVTDDAKGNRLNALGHEQAALVGRRIAELPVKVRSFVASPYLRALETAQDMGREMKRMPVVDTLLHECTPRFESRPNYSRIASDAEMLACEANLEAAFTKYFVPTPETDTYDVLVAHGNVIRWLLCKSLGLDPLLWRRFTIGNCSITAFAVSPDGMIRLATYSDTGHIPVDKQTWTGKGAGWMVPVKAVKAGSR
- a CDS encoding DUF814 domain-containing protein, whose amino-acid sequence is MAPEHETRHSGEAGEDAGDRTDAVCRALKRYAGRLERKLEGLRVDLAEADRAGEYRRFGETLLAYARQVPARARNVTLADVADASRTLEIPLDPNVGAPANAARYFKRAAKAERGQREVPPRIEAVTREAGELRALLAAHAEAPEGDTRDAAMLELERTLFRLGTTVREQIKAPQPLPRRALGLAADTPRPAAKSPTTPAVRRGTPEQPGGKLVPWRFRTREGWDVLIGRSSEGNDHLTVHMARPEDYWFHAHGCPGSHVVLRRGKGPNEPSKATLEEVASWAAFHSKARTAGKVSVHWTLKKYVRKPRGAKAGLVYIEREKALMVRPVEPPRERMADAPVEDARPGE
- a CDS encoding T9SS type A sorting domain-containing protein; this encodes MRQLILHLSKLLAGLSSLMLLAGTAAQAQIAAPGDICYSVHCVQKFQYYAFSTDIVPWEDFTDDGTSLSGAAAHDTSEAGGTLGISCSYAGTDGLFTADFDSHMYMQARTGLYHVLTNQLTVEIYVRGLTGTPFWIRRTDNGQAKAWRLGGLPGSIQPVNGTSTATFCDTIATTSTGGTVEKSDTLDTLTSGFTGGQITVNGETYSLASSYVLKAPVAMSQAVCIIGCMTEAADFGTESNGNIRLETFPYLSPVGVPAVAPTASLAVSAAPNPLRTSSTISFRAPAGVRAGLRVFDLSGRLVALLFDGAASGEAQSVAWRPPTPGATLYFVQIRSGGRVATTKLARTD